The following are encoded in a window of Rosa chinensis cultivar Old Blush chromosome 4, RchiOBHm-V2, whole genome shotgun sequence genomic DNA:
- the LOC112197539 gene encoding protein ESSENTIAL FOR POTEXVIRUS ACCUMULATION 1 yields the protein MAERKLDLPDDLLSSKPSDQSWTSKVEVSGGNDEEKVLMGSSDELKDPAALDSSIPLSPQWLYAKPIESKLEMRGPTSIGNSTDSNQKDGWRLEGSEDKKDWRRPATESESSRRWREEERETSLLGGRRDRRKTERRADNISLRDTADSRALPTTDRWHDGRNEVRRDSKWSSRWGPEDKEKEPRSEKRTDVEKDDAHSNSESQSLGANNRSAAESDSRDKWRPRHRMEVQTGGSATYRAAPGFGQERGRVEGSNLGFTLGRGRSSGIGRSAGTIGSALSGKSEGVPGKPRHSADGFCYPRGKLLDIYRQRKPELSFDTMPDEMEEAPSLTQVDFVEPLAFHAPDADEEAILSDIWKGKITSSGVVYNSFRKGRSTENITGVGDLEAADGVLGNLPSTVTQETSTFQEAANADDYGTLWNYGSQRNVINGKDVGHKENDNRATEGKDLDGVSLSTQKSNGIYGDVETDGSYDSANQLHLGGNRKIGDPAFSNHPVSDDIEFANYSEIRSNLPDVPNTLYGLASSEQNENSNPRVKELEMGVHPEGLYYYYLDPQGVTQGPYQGLDIISWFEQGFFGIDLLVRLEDAPEGTPFKELGEFMPYLKSWDENGSIINPSSKLEESGGLGGSLESSLPFSAAVSDSNYAFLGNDHQRPMPELNSLSAQHIQPRISEPEAPLQLHSRGQSFNDFVEQDEDIVFPGIHGTAAYSTARSSGSIHDSMANSINHLPPPTEMTESGVPIQNDNKLHPFGLLWSELESGQSKHSKSANMPSSKGRAVPFGANPDPAIAETWSDLHRKSSVSDPNLYQEMLTPRQLSHMEQEPSHYDLAEQLMSQQIRQQQQLQQRNMLSGFAHLNDNVLDPLQNQNLIHHQQLANHSAADLDHLLALQRQAQLEQHQLQQQQQFHQQQKLLQEQQQSQVQQVLFEQLLRGQMHDPTLRQPHVDPVRANNVIDQVLLEQQLLRELQQRSHHLPRHVDPTIEQLIQAKFGHTPQGHQTDLFELLSRAQHEQIQSLEHQMHARQLPMGIRQRMEEERHIGSVWPAEESNQIFRTHAGNHGHRGHSSGFNPLDFYQRQQRPSHEEQLNHLDRNLSLQDRLQQGFYEPGSLPFERSMSLPAGAPGMNLDVVNAMARAQGLDMQDSIGRMQSAGQSGQFSSGIPSHSAHHPHVPNQFHVSHLDAIEGHWPEKNDQLENDWMDARFQQLHINAERQKRESEIKNTSQDQNLWMSDGINDENSKRLLMDLLHQKSGHQPSESLNAMSNGMFSDKRLPSGHYSGSSSSNHLFNLHADQEAGLNNSFRVGSFGSNPGELLQEEQASSVESNEKLMYGSNSGALADRESFLAGMNATSQSLYTNSNMISKSSIGKELSELEGRKRGSKSEGIIMGRSFETQERMVEQAGLSATNFEEMSKHAHSMNSSSGVSGGNAGFYGDKIGGSNSFVEQTGKDRAPIPSKGQENILLRRPSVPSASASQEGLSELISDPVLRGKNSSAASDGARRDAVVNPVNQGSDVMASSKKEMHFRRTSSASDTDVSEASFIDMLKSNTKKIAPMDAHATAGFAESSEAMQGGRSGKKKGKKGRQIDPALLGFKVTSNRIMMGEIQRIDD from the exons ATGGCGGAACGCAAGCTCGATCTCCCCGACGATCTCCTCTCCTCCAAACCCTCCGATCAGTCCTGGACCTCCAAAG TTGAAGTTTCTGGAGGAAATGATGAGGAAAAGGTGCTTATGGGGTCATCTGATGAGTTGAAAG ATCCAGCAGCCTTGGATAGCAGCATACCTTTGTCACCCCAGTGGCTTTATGCCAAGCCGATTGAGTCTAAGTTG GAAATGCGTGGTCCAACTTCAATTGGAAACTCCACTGACAGCAACCAGAAGGACGGTTGGCGATTGGAAGGATCTGAGGACAAGAAAGATTGGAGGCGACCTGCTACTGAAAGTGAAAGTAGCCGTCGTTGGCGTGAAGAGGAAAGAGAAACTAGCTTGCTTGGTGGTAGAAGAGATCGTAGGAAAACAGAACGCCGTGCTGACAATATTTCATTGAGGGACACAGCTGACAGTAGAGCATTGCCTACAACTGACAGGTGGCATGATGGCCGCAATGAAGTACGGCGTGATAGCAAATGGTCGTCTAGGTGGGGTCCTGAAGACAAAGAAAAGGAGCCCCGAAGTGAGAAGAGAACAGATGTGGAGAAGGATGATGCTCACAGTAACAGTGAGAGTCAATCTCTTGGAGCTAACAACCGTTCAGCTGCTGAGTCAGATTCTCGGGATAAATGGAGGCCACGACATAGAATGGAGGTTCAAACTGGGGGGTCAGCTACTTACCGTGCTGCACCTGGATTTGGACAAGAAAGAGGACGGGTGGAGGGTTCGAATTTGGGATTTACCCTGGGGCGAGGAAGGTCAAGTGGTATTGGGAGATCCGCAGGCACTATTGGCTCTGCTCTTTCAGGAAAGAGTGAAGGTGTCCCTGGGAAACCAAGGCACTCAGCTGATGGTTTTTGCTACCCGAGGGGAAAGCTTCTTGATATTTATCGGCAGCGAAAGCCTGAACTCTCTTTTGATACCATGCCAGATGAGATGGAGGAGGCCCCCTCACTAACTCAAGTTGATTTTGTTGAACCATTGGCTTTTCATGCCCCTGATGCTGATGAGGAG GCCATCCTTAGCGATATATGGAAGGGAAAAATTACAAGTAGTGGGGTAGTATACAATTCATTCAGAAAGGGGAGATCAACTGAAAATATTACAG GTGTGGGAGACTTAGAAGCTGCTGATGGAGTTCTGGGCAATTTGCCCTCGACTGTCACTCAAGAGACTAGCACCTTTCAGGAGGCTGCAAATGCTGATGACTATGGGACTTTGTGGAATTATGGTTCACAGAGGAATGTGATAAATG GAAAAGATGTTGGTCATAAAGAAAATGATAACAGAGCTACTGAAGGAAAGGACCTTGATGGAGTTTCCCTATCAACTCAAAAAAGTAATGGTATCTATGGTGATGTTGAGACTGATGGTTCTTACGATAGTGCAAATCAGCTTCATCTTGGTGGCAATAGGAAAATTGGAGATCCTGCCTTTTCAAATCATCCTGTATCTGATGACATTGAGTTTGCCAATTATTCCGAAATAAGATCCAACCTTCCCGACGTTCCAAATACTCTCTATGGTTTGGCCTCTTCTGAGCAGAATGAGAATAGCAACCCTAGAGTGAAAGAGTTAGAAATGGGTGTTCATCCTGAGGGTTTGTATTACTACTACCTTGATCCTCAAGGGGTGACCCAAGGGCCATATCAGGGGTTAGACATCATTTCATGgtttgaacaaggtttcttTGGGATAGACTTGCTTGTTCGCTTGGAGGATGCTCCTGAAGGAACACCTTTCAAAGAGTTGGGGGAGTTCATGCCATATCTTAAATCTTGGGATGAGAATGGCAGTATCATAAATCCAAGTTCTAAGCTAGAAGAATCTGGTGGCTTAGGAGGGAGTCTGGAGTCCAGTTTACCCTTTTCTGCAGCAGTTTCAGACAGTAACTATGCATTTCTGGGAAATGACCATCAGCGGCCCATGCCTGAACTAAACAGCCTTTCAGCTCAGCATATTCAGCCAAGAATTTCCGAGCCTGAAGCTCCACTACAACTACATTCAAGGGGTCAAAGCTTTAATGATTTTGTTGAACAAGATGAAG ATATTGTGTTTCCTGGAATACATGGAACCGCTGCCTATTCTACTGCACGATCTTCTGGGAGCATACACGATTCTATGGCAAACTCTATTAATCACCTTCCTCCCCCAACTGAAATGACAGAATCTGGTGTGCCTATTCAGAATGATAATAAGTTGCATCCCTTTGGCTTGCTATGGTCTGAGCTAGAAAGCGGCCAATCAAAGCATTCCAAGTCGGCCAATATGCCATCTAGTAAGGGGAGGGCTGTTCCATTTGGTGCAAATCCTGATCCAGCAATTGCTGAGACGTGGTCTGATCTTCATAGAAAAAGTTCAGTCTCTGATCCGAACTTGTATCAGGAAATGTTGACTCCTCGCCAATTATCGCACATGGAACAGGAACCCAGTCATTATGATTTAGCAGAGCAGCTTATGTCGCAGCAAATTCGACAGCAGCAGCAACTCCAACAGCGAAATATGTTGTCTGGTTTTGCACACTTGAATGACAATGTATTAGATCCTTTGCAAAATCAGAATCTTATTCACCATCAACAGTTAGCCAACCATTCTGCAGCAGATCTGGATCACCTTTTGGCACTTCAGAGGCAGGCTCAGCTCGAGCAACATCAACTGCAACAACAGCAGCAGTTTCATCAACAGCAGAAGCTTTTACAGGAGCAACAGCAATCACAAGTACAACAGGTGCTTTTTGAACAATTGTTGCGTGGTCAAATGCATGATCCTACACTTAGGCAGCCACATGTTGATCCTGTAAGAGCAAACAATGTTATTGATCAGGTTCTATTAGAGCAGCAGCTTCTACGTGAACTTCAGCAACGGTCTCACCATCTTCCAAGGCATGTTGATCCAACTATAGAGCAGTTAATTCAAGCAAAGTTTGGTCATACACCTCAAGGACATCAAACAGATTTGTTTGAGCTACTGTCTCGTGCACAGCATGAACAGATTCAGTCGCTGGAACATCAGATGCATGCCAGGCAGTTACCCATGGGAATAAGGCAGCGAATGGAAGAAGAGAGGCATATCGGTTCTGTCTGGCCAGCTGAGGAATCAAATCAGATTTTCAGGACCCATGCTGGTAATCATGGTCACCGAGGGCACTCTTCTGGCTTTAATCCTTTAGATTTTTATCAGAGGCAGCAGAGGCCATCTCATGAGGAGCAGCTGAATCACCTTGACCGGAATCTTTCATTACAGGATCGACTTCAGCAAGGTTTTTATGAGCCTGGCTCACTGCCGTTTGAGCGGTCAATGTCATTACCTGCTGGTGCACCAGGGATGAACTTGGATGTAGTAAATGCTATGGCTCGTGCCCAGGGTTTAGATATGCAGGATTCCATTGGACGTATGCAGTCGGCTGGCCAGTCGGGTCAATTTTCGTCTGGAATCCCTTCCCACAGTGCTCATCATCCTCATGTTCCTAACCAATTTCATGTTTCACATTTGGATGCAATTGAGGGACACTGGCCTGAGAAGAATGATCAGCTTGAGAATGACTGGATGGATGCTCGGTTTCAGCAGCTGCATATTAATGCTGAGAGGCAGAAAAGGGAATCAGAGATCAAGAATACTTCTCAGGATCAAAATTTATGGATGTCAGATGGAATTAATGATGAGAACTCAAAGAGACTACTAATGGATTTACTCCATCAAAAATCTGGCCATCAACCTAGCGAGTCGTTGAATGCGATGAGCAATGGGATGTTCTCTGATAAAAGACTGCCATCTGGCCACTACTCTGGATCAAGCTCCTCAAACCACCTGTTCAATCTCCATGCAGACCAAGAAGCAGGTCTAAATAACTCATTTCGTGTAGGGTCATTTGGTTCTAATCCAGGTGAACTCCTACAGGAAGAGCAGGCCAGCAGTGTGGAAAGCAATGAAAAGTTGATGTATGGATCTAATTCTGGAGCATTGGCTGATAGAGAGTCATTTCTGGCAGGAATGAATGCAACGAGCCAGTCACTTTACACAAATTCTAACATGATAAGTAAGTCTTCTATAGGTAAAGAACTTTCTGAGTTGGAGGGCAGGAAGCGGGGGTCCAAAAGTGAGGGGATAATTATGGGTCGATCTTTTGAGACTCAAGAACGAATGGTTGAACAAGCAGGGTTGTCTGCAACAAATTTTGAGGAGATGTCAAAACACGCTCATAGCATGAATTCTTCCTCCGGTGTTTCAG GTGGGAATGCTGGTTTTTATGGTGACAAGATTGGCGGAAGTAATTCATTTGTCGAACAAACTGGCAAGGATCG GGCTCCCATCCCATCCAAAGGGCAAGAAAATATTCTGCTGAGACGACCTTCTGTCCCAAGTGCTTCAGCATCGCAAGAAGGATTATCAGAACTGATATCAGATCCAGTTCTTAGAGGAAAAAATTCGAGTGCTGCTTCAGATG GGGCAAGGCGAGACGCAGTGGTTAATCCAGTAAACCAAGGTTCTGATGTCATGGCATCTTCGAAAAAAGAAATGCATTTCCGCCGTACATCATCCGCCAGTGATACTGATGTATCAGAGGCATCATTTATCGATATGCTTAAGAGTAATACCAAGAAGATTGCTCCCATGGATGCCCACGCCACAGCTGGATTTGCAGAATCATCAGAAGCAATGCAAGGTGGCcggagtggcaaaaagaaaggaaagaaagggAGGCAAATTGATCCTGCCCTCCTTGGTTTTAAAGTCACCAGCAATCGTATAATGATGGGTGAAATTCAACGAATCGACGATTAG
- the LOC112197540 gene encoding 4-sulfomuconolactone hydrolase → MAMAVRLTPVLARFKHFAFSSRENQFRVSAAAMATGGPQSRTKVIDSHLHVWASPQEAADKYPYFPGQEPTLPGDVDLLLKCMEEAGVDGALIVQPINHKFDHSLVTSVLKKYPSKFVGCCLANPAEDASGVKQLEHLILKDNYRAVRFNPYLWPSGQKMTNEVGKAMFSKAGELGVPVGFMCMKGLGLHISEIEELCTEFPSTLVLLDHLAFCKPPINDEENEAFSALLKLSRFPQVYVKVSALFRVSRMPFPYEDVSHTLSQVVSSFGANRVMWGSDFPFVVAECGYEGAKEAVSLIASKIPLSSSELEWIMGGTILQLFQNQWLP, encoded by the exons ATGGCAATGGCAGTGAGGCTAACACCTGTTCTGGCTCGGTTTAAACACTTTGCCTTCAGTTCAAGAGAAAACCAGTTCAGGGTCTCGGCTGCGGCAATGGCTACAGGTGGACCACAGAGCAGAACAAAAGTCATAGATTCACATCTCCATGTGTGGGCTTCACCTCAAGAG GCTGCTGATAAATATCCTTACTTTCCTGGGCAAGAACCCACTTTGCCTGGAGATGTCGATTTATTGCTTAAG TGCATGGAAGAAGCAGGTGTTGACGGTGCACTTATTGTGCAGCCTATTAATCACAAATTCGATCACTCTTTGGTGACAAG TGTGTTGAAGAAGTATCCATCTAAATTTGTTGGTTGTTGCCTTGCAAATCCAGCTGAAGATGCAAGTGGGGTTAAGCAGCTTGAACATCTTATTTTAAAG GATAACTATCGTGCTGTTCGCTTCAATCCATATTTATGGCCTTCTGGTCAAAAG ATGACCAATGAAGTTGGAAAGGCAATGTTCTCCAAGGCGGGAGAACTTGGAGTACCAGTTGGCTTTATGTGTATGAAG GGCCTCGGTCTGCATATTTCAGAAATTGAGGAACTATGCACAGAGTTTCCTTCAACACTTGTATTACTTGATCATTTGGCTTTCTGCAAACCACCAAT AAATGATGAGGAAAATGAGGCTTTCTCTGCACTTTTAAAGCTATCCAGATTTCCACAG GTCTATGTAAAAGTAAGTGCACTTTTCAGGGTGTCAAGAATGCCATTTCCATATGAAGATGTATCTCATACACTGTCCCAAGTTGTGTCAAGTTTTGGTGCTAACCGGGTCATGTGGGGCAG TGATTTTCCATTTGTTGTTGCTGAGTGTGGTTATGAAGGAGCAAAAGAAGCCGTTTCTTTGATTGCCAGTAAAATACCTCTCTCATCTTCAGAGTTGGAGTGGATCATGGGTGGAACAATCTTGCAACTCTTCCAGAATCAGTGGCTTCCATAA